A region of Selenomonadales bacterium 4137-cl DNA encodes the following proteins:
- a CDS encoding diguanylate cyclase, producing the protein MHMPLLQIDLWEMTFELLQDLAVMYTVITLVMQKYTAQGLDRRRRTARLDLQAVLFFCLLAACAMLLKVELVPSQGIRFDLRLAVLTLAGVYLGPAKSAVVALFTVVFRLLLGGPGWLWWVAGAFLYGPVAFLTTRFLPAGWGVTAAALANAAIFMGALAILSLFTGAFDYYSPYVSPANFWRLTIIELLMIPLATLILDWALKKSLAFHRSYSDLAWQANFDGMTGLINHRHFQELLTSLLTVPQNQPLSALMIDIDHFKRYNDAFGHQRGDTLLRELAALFMANVRNDDIAARYGGEEFIIILPATDTEAALDIAERMRRAVAAHPFYGREKMTNGRVSVSIGVATYPVDAAGKNALISAADKALYTAKRAGRNQVKKYTPDMEDAS; encoded by the coding sequence ATGCATATGCCGTTGCTACAGATCGACCTGTGGGAAATGACCTTCGAACTGCTTCAGGATCTCGCGGTCATGTACACAGTAATCACTTTAGTTATGCAGAAATATACCGCCCAAGGGCTCGACCGGCGACGCCGGACTGCGCGCCTCGACCTTCAGGCCGTCCTCTTCTTCTGCCTGCTGGCCGCCTGTGCCATGCTTCTCAAAGTTGAACTCGTCCCCTCCCAGGGCATCAGGTTCGACCTGCGGCTGGCTGTTCTTACCCTGGCGGGCGTCTACCTAGGCCCTGCCAAAAGCGCCGTCGTAGCCCTCTTCACCGTCGTTTTCCGCCTCTTACTCGGCGGCCCTGGCTGGCTGTGGTGGGTGGCAGGGGCTTTCCTGTACGGGCCGGTCGCCTTCCTGACAACCCGGTTCCTGCCCGCCGGCTGGGGCGTGACCGCCGCCGCCCTCGCCAATGCCGCCATCTTCATGGGCGCGCTGGCAATCCTAAGCCTTTTCACCGGCGCTTTCGACTACTACTCCCCCTACGTTTCCCCCGCCAACTTCTGGCGGCTGACCATAATAGAACTGCTGATGATTCCCCTCGCCACCCTTATTCTCGACTGGGCCCTCAAAAAATCGCTCGCCTTTCACCGCAGCTACAGCGACCTCGCCTGGCAGGCCAACTTCGACGGCATGACCGGCCTAATCAACCATCGCCACTTCCAGGAGCTGCTTACCAGCCTGCTGACCGTGCCGCAAAACCAGCCGCTGTCGGCGCTGATGATCGACATCGACCACTTCAAGCGATACAACGACGCCTTCGGACATCAGCGCGGGGACACCCTGCTTCGCGAACTCGCCGCCCTATTCATGGCCAACGTAAGAAACGACGACATAGCCGCCCGCTACGGCGGCGAAGAGTTCATCATCATCCTGCCCGCCACAGACACCGAGGCGGCGCTCGACATCGCCGAGCGCATGCGCCGGGCCGTGGCGGCCCACCCTTTCTACGGACGCGAAAAAATGACCAACGGGCGCGTCTCCGTATCGATCGGCGTGGCCACCTACCCCGTCGACGCAGCTGGCAAAAACGCCCTCATTTCCGCCGCCGACAAGGCCCTGTACACCGCGAAAAGGGCAGGGCGGAACCAGGTGAAGAAATACACCCCCGATATGGAAGACGCATCGTGA
- a CDS encoding penicillin-binding transpeptidase domain-containing protein, with protein sequence MSRATPQVRKTIAVTMFLLLAAIAALVGRIAWVQFVEGRELAERSRTQLRDNKLLQSPRGTIYDRSGRELAISSLRKSLYVNPRELNKEPAAMAAKLAPILDMKMETVRDRLLAGGSFVWLKRTLEPETAQKVIDLIKAENIRGFHFIDESKRYYPNDGLAAQVLGFVGTDDIGLSGVEMALDKTIKGELVRQAVDTDSYGIPILRSSVKFKPVKQGKSVFLTIDSAIQFIVEQSLDKVMARTQAKGATVVIMNPRTGEILAMASRPGFDPNRFYRYGASEWKNRAVSIIYEPGSTFKAVVAAAALQENVVKLHDRFVDKGYVEVSGRRIKNWNGDSYGTVPLVDVIKNSINTCFVEIGLRLGADRLNKYARAFGFGKATDIELPGEEEGLLFRSKEMRDSDVATMAIGQSIAVTPLQLVTAVSAIANEGVLLKPYIVKEIYNADGTLASATPTQRVRQVISPETAKLLTGLLEKVVSEGGGKRAAVKGYRFAGKTGTAERLKESGGGYEAGSYIASFVGFGPVEDPQVAALVVIDDPVGAYYGGEIAAPVFGEIMNQVMRYLTIRPHNAAELVTVPAPRPSAPALAPAHQKAAPVVKPGPGKVAVPNVLGRSMRDAGDILNGAGLVFVPAGSGVAVRQSLPPNSVVNPGAEVTVHFEPR encoded by the coding sequence ATGTCGAGGGCCACGCCGCAGGTGAGAAAAACGATCGCTGTCACCATGTTCCTGCTGCTGGCGGCGATCGCGGCGCTGGTCGGTCGCATCGCCTGGGTTCAATTCGTCGAGGGGCGGGAGCTGGCGGAGAGGTCGCGGACCCAATTGCGCGATAACAAGTTGCTCCAGTCGCCGCGCGGCACGATCTACGACCGGAGCGGCCGCGAGCTGGCTATAAGTAGTCTACGCAAGTCGCTGTACGTTAATCCCCGCGAATTAAACAAAGAGCCGGCCGCAATGGCGGCGAAGCTAGCCCCCATCCTCGATATGAAGATGGAGACGGTGCGCGACAGATTGCTGGCAGGGGGAAGCTTCGTATGGCTGAAGCGGACGCTGGAGCCGGAGACGGCCCAGAAGGTCATCGATCTCATCAAAGCGGAGAATATCCGCGGCTTTCATTTTATCGACGAGAGCAAGCGCTATTACCCCAACGACGGTCTGGCGGCCCAGGTGCTTGGGTTTGTCGGCACCGACGATATCGGCCTTAGCGGGGTGGAGATGGCGCTCGACAAAACGATCAAGGGCGAACTGGTGCGGCAGGCGGTCGACACCGACAGCTACGGCATCCCAATTTTGCGGTCGAGCGTGAAGTTCAAGCCGGTTAAACAAGGCAAGAGCGTATTCCTTACCATCGACAGCGCCATCCAGTTTATCGTCGAGCAGAGTTTGGACAAGGTGATGGCGCGAACGCAGGCCAAGGGGGCTACGGTTGTCATTATGAATCCGCGTACCGGCGAAATTCTGGCGATGGCGTCGCGGCCGGGCTTCGACCCCAACCGCTTTTACCGTTACGGGGCAAGTGAGTGGAAAAACCGGGCCGTTTCGATCATTTATGAGCCCGGGTCCACTTTCAAGGCGGTTGTCGCCGCGGCCGCCCTGCAGGAGAATGTTGTTAAACTGCATGACCGGTTTGTCGATAAAGGCTATGTCGAGGTTTCGGGCCGCAGGATCAAGAACTGGAACGGCGACAGCTACGGGACGGTGCCGTTGGTCGATGTTATCAAGAATTCGATCAACACGTGCTTCGTCGAGATCGGCCTGCGGCTGGGCGCTGACCGGCTGAATAAATACGCCCGCGCTTTCGGGTTCGGGAAGGCTACCGATATTGAGCTGCCTGGCGAGGAAGAGGGGCTGCTGTTCAGGTCCAAGGAGATGCGCGATTCCGATGTTGCCACGATGGCGATCGGCCAGAGCATCGCCGTCACGCCGCTGCAGCTAGTGACAGCGGTGTCGGCGATCGCCAACGAGGGAGTGCTGCTCAAGCCTTATATTGTCAAGGAGATATACAACGCCGACGGGACGCTGGCGTCGGCGACGCCTACGCAACGGGTGAGGCAGGTAATAAGCCCCGAAACCGCGAAACTGCTTACCGGCCTGCTGGAGAAAGTCGTCAGCGAGGGCGGCGGAAAGCGGGCGGCCGTGAAGGGATACCGCTTTGCCGGCAAGACGGGTACGGCCGAGAGACTGAAGGAGAGCGGCGGGGGCTACGAGGCCGGGAGCTATATCGCTTCCTTCGTCGGCTTCGGCCCGGTGGAAGACCCCCAGGTGGCGGCGCTGGTCGTGATCGACGATCCTGTGGGCGCATACTATGGCGGCGAAATCGCCGCCCCGGTTTTCGGCGAGATTATGAACCAGGTGATGCGTTATCTGACCATCCGGCCGCACAACGCCGCCGAGCTGGTAACCGTTCCCGCGCCGCGACCTTCTGCGCCGGCGCTGGCCCCGGCGCACCAGAAGGCGGCGCCGGTCGTGAAACCGGGGCCCGGTAAGGTGGCGGTGCCCAATGTTCTCGGCCGGAGCATGCGCGATGCCGGCGATATTCTTAACGGGGCGGGACTGGTTTTCGTGCCGGCGGGCAGCGGGGTTGCGGTCAGGCAGTCGCTGCCGCCGAACAGTGTCGTAAACCCGGGCGCGGAAGTGACCGTCCATTTCGAACCGAGGTAG
- the polX gene encoding DNA polymerase/3'-5' exonuclease PolX, producing the protein MADKQELARIFAEVAVLLELKGENPFKIRAYETAARILEELDGDLEDFVASGRMDATKGIGQALGLKIREFLADGRVKYFEELKAAVPAVLFELVKIPGLGPKKALQLYEKLGVNSIGELEYACRENRLVALPGFGAKTQERILQGIDYVKRFQGQFLLVDAWPLAEKAAAWLEGQPGVDRAAVAGSIRRRKETVKDIDVVVAAADPAAATELVAAMPGVEAVLGRGPTKTSVRLANGMNMDVRAVMPEEFAAALHHFTGSKEHHVGLRGLAKDKGLKINEYGIETAVGERLPVPDEAAFYRMLGLAYIEPELREGLGEIEAAAGGTLPELVTARDIQGVFHVHTTFSDGSATPAEMAAAARERGWGYLGVSDHSRTAVYARGLRLETVAEQRREIERLNAANPDFRLMAAIECDILPDGSLDYPDEVLAEFDFVIASVHSAFRQSEADMTRRIIRAMENRYVGVLGHPTGRILLARDGYGVDLGAVIAAAATTGTVIEINASPYRLDLDWRWCRKAKETGVLLAVNPDAHAPAELDYVRYGVAVARKGWLSAADIVNTRPAAEAMALLRRKRA; encoded by the coding sequence GTGGCTGATAAGCAGGAACTGGCGCGGATTTTCGCCGAGGTTGCGGTGCTGCTGGAACTGAAGGGGGAGAATCCTTTCAAGATCCGGGCATACGAGACGGCGGCGCGGATTCTGGAGGAGCTGGATGGCGACCTGGAAGACTTCGTGGCCAGCGGGCGGATGGATGCGACCAAGGGGATCGGCCAGGCGCTCGGCCTCAAAATCCGCGAGTTTTTGGCCGACGGCCGGGTGAAGTATTTCGAAGAACTGAAGGCCGCGGTTCCGGCGGTACTGTTCGAGCTGGTGAAGATTCCCGGTCTGGGGCCGAAGAAAGCGCTGCAGCTTTACGAGAAGCTTGGAGTGAATTCGATCGGCGAGCTTGAGTACGCCTGCCGCGAAAACCGCCTGGTGGCGTTGCCGGGGTTCGGCGCAAAGACCCAGGAGCGGATTCTGCAGGGGATCGATTATGTTAAAAGGTTTCAGGGGCAGTTTCTCCTGGTCGATGCCTGGCCGCTGGCCGAGAAGGCGGCCGCCTGGCTCGAGGGCCAGCCGGGAGTGGATCGGGCTGCGGTGGCGGGCAGCATACGCCGCCGCAAGGAGACGGTGAAGGATATCGATGTCGTTGTGGCGGCGGCCGACCCCGCGGCAGCGACGGAGCTCGTGGCCGCGATGCCCGGGGTGGAAGCGGTGCTCGGCCGGGGGCCGACCAAGACGAGCGTCAGGCTGGCGAACGGGATGAATATGGATGTTAGGGCCGTGATGCCGGAGGAGTTCGCCGCCGCGCTCCACCACTTTACGGGCAGCAAGGAACATCATGTGGGCCTGCGGGGCCTGGCCAAGGATAAAGGGTTGAAGATCAATGAGTACGGGATCGAGACGGCGGTCGGCGAGCGGCTGCCGGTGCCCGACGAAGCGGCTTTCTACCGGATGCTGGGGCTGGCTTATATCGAGCCGGAGCTGCGCGAGGGTTTGGGCGAGATCGAAGCCGCGGCTGGCGGGACGCTGCCGGAGCTGGTGACCGCCAGGGATATTCAGGGTGTTTTTCACGTGCACACGACCTTTTCCGACGGCAGCGCGACGCCGGCGGAAATGGCGGCGGCCGCGAGGGAGCGTGGCTGGGGTTATCTGGGGGTGAGCGACCACAGCCGCACGGCGGTTTACGCCCGCGGCCTCCGGCTGGAGACGGTGGCCGAACAGCGCCGCGAGATCGAGCGTCTGAACGCGGCCAACCCCGACTTTAGACTGATGGCGGCCATCGAATGCGATATTTTGCCCGACGGTTCGCTCGACTATCCGGACGAGGTGCTTGCGGAGTTCGATTTTGTCATTGCCTCCGTCCATTCCGCTTTCCGCCAGAGCGAGGCGGATATGACGCGGCGGATCATCAGGGCGATGGAAAATCGGTATGTGGGCGTTCTCGGCCACCCCACCGGCCGGATACTGCTGGCCCGGGACGGGTACGGGGTCGACCTGGGGGCAGTCATCGCCGCGGCGGCAACCACGGGCACGGTTATCGAAATCAACGCCAGCCCCTATCGCCTTGATCTCGACTGGCGGTGGTGCCGTAAGGCGAAGGAGACGGGGGTGCTTTTGGCGGTTAACCCCGATGCCCACGCGCCGGCTGAGCTTGATTATGTCCGGTACGGCGTCGCCGTGGCCCGCAAGGGATGGCTGTCGGCGGCCGATATCGTGAACACGCGGCCGGCGGCCGAGGCTATGGCCTTGCTGAGACGGAAAAGGGCCTGA
- a CDS encoding hydrogenase maturation protease, translating to MVERTVVVGFGNLLMGDDGVGIHVVRSLAERGLPRGAEAVDGGVASLEILGSLLDAGRIIIVDALAGGGEPGSVYRLTPADLGQAETSPGFSLHDFTLPQTLALLARTASLPPIVIYGVEPAGMDPGLELSPPVAVAAGRVADLIIADLEDCFDA from the coding sequence ATGGTGGAACGTACGGTTGTTGTCGGTTTCGGCAACTTGCTGATGGGCGACGATGGGGTGGGTATCCATGTGGTGCGCTCTCTGGCGGAGCGAGGGTTGCCTCGCGGCGCGGAGGCGGTCGACGGCGGCGTGGCGTCGTTGGAGATACTGGGCTCTTTGCTGGACGCGGGCAGGATTATCATCGTCGACGCTCTGGCCGGCGGCGGCGAGCCTGGCTCCGTCTACCGCCTGACGCCGGCCGATCTAGGCCAGGCGGAGACTTCGCCCGGTTTTTCGCTGCACGATTTCACCCTGCCACAGACCCTCGCGCTCCTGGCCCGGACGGCCAGCTTGCCGCCTATCGTTATTTACGGGGTCGAACCTGCCGGCATGGACCCGGGGCTTGAGTTGTCTCCGCCGGTGGCGGTTGCGGCCGGGCGGGTCGCGGACTTGATCATCGCGGATTTGGAGGACTGTTTTGATGCATGA
- the hypA gene encoding hydrogenase maturation nickel metallochaperone HypA — MHEMAIAQGILDIALAAAAENDAATVARIKLQVGEMTEVEPEALTFCFAALAAGTAAAAAELEVEVLPLVGRCRDCGREFRVERFRFLCPGCGSAGVEIVSGRELRVEHLEVE; from the coding sequence ATGCATGAGATGGCTATCGCCCAGGGGATTTTGGATATTGCGCTGGCGGCGGCGGCCGAGAACGACGCTGCGACCGTGGCCCGCATCAAGCTGCAGGTAGGAGAGATGACCGAGGTCGAGCCCGAGGCCCTTACCTTTTGCTTCGCCGCGCTGGCGGCGGGAACGGCGGCGGCGGCGGCCGAGCTCGAAGTGGAAGTGCTGCCGCTGGTTGGCCGCTGCCGGGACTGCGGCCGCGAATTCCGGGTGGAACGGTTCCGTTTCCTGTGCCCCGGATGCGGGTCGGCGGGGGTGGAGATCGTCTCCGGGCGGGAACTTAGGGTGGAACATTTGGAGGTGGAATAG
- a CDS encoding MFS transporter translates to MPPLPEWKKNLAALWFAQLAGMGAITGVMAFLPLYVRELGITDLAEAGVWSGLLMGAAPLTAALAGPFWGAVADRRGRKRMVERVMFAFFTVMVLMGFVASVNQLLFLRVIQGVFGGFTAAALALVTSLSPPDQITWTLGIFQTAMIAGSAFGPMFGGIIADHFGYRWAFVSFGLLCLISLVIIRLAVVERFTPAAATAKQPVWREIGSIITIPGLWLTLALQFLIQFAMMIIAPILPIYVHVLSPDLTYIASAAGAIIAAAGLTSAVASAAMGKISKRFSHRAILTVAGALSAICFAAQALADNVLLFGAMRAVSGFFLGAMLPTVNALTYFLIPEEKRGVAYGVTTASMQMGIVLGPISGGALAVYFGFPAVFWLSALLFAAVAVCVLLVRSLPDTGDDKPSA, encoded by the coding sequence ATGCCCCCGTTACCCGAATGGAAAAAAAATCTTGCCGCCCTATGGTTCGCCCAGCTTGCCGGCATGGGAGCCATCACCGGCGTAATGGCCTTTTTACCCCTTTATGTACGCGAACTCGGCATCACCGACCTCGCTGAGGCCGGGGTATGGTCGGGTCTTCTCATGGGCGCCGCGCCCCTCACCGCCGCCCTGGCAGGCCCCTTCTGGGGCGCGGTGGCCGACCGCCGCGGCCGGAAGCGGATGGTGGAAAGGGTCATGTTCGCCTTCTTCACCGTCATGGTGCTTATGGGCTTTGTGGCGTCGGTTAACCAACTGCTTTTCCTGCGCGTAATCCAGGGCGTTTTCGGCGGCTTCACCGCCGCCGCCCTCGCCCTCGTCACGTCTTTAAGCCCACCCGACCAAATAACCTGGACACTCGGCATATTCCAGACGGCCATGATTGCCGGCAGCGCCTTCGGACCGATGTTCGGCGGCATCATCGCCGACCACTTCGGCTACCGGTGGGCGTTCGTCTCCTTCGGCCTTCTCTGCCTCATATCGCTCGTCATAATCCGCCTTGCCGTCGTCGAGCGCTTCACGCCCGCGGCCGCAACGGCCAAACAGCCCGTCTGGCGGGAAATCGGCTCCATCATAACCATCCCGGGGCTCTGGCTTACGCTCGCCCTCCAGTTTCTCATCCAGTTCGCCATGATGATCATCGCCCCCATCCTGCCCATCTACGTCCATGTCTTGTCCCCCGACCTCACCTATATAGCCAGCGCCGCCGGCGCCATCATTGCCGCCGCCGGCCTCACCAGCGCCGTCGCTTCGGCTGCGATGGGCAAAATCAGCAAACGGTTCAGTCACCGCGCGATCTTGACGGTTGCCGGCGCCCTGTCGGCGATTTGCTTCGCCGCCCAGGCCCTCGCCGACAACGTCCTCCTCTTCGGCGCGATGCGGGCCGTCAGCGGCTTTTTCCTCGGCGCCATGCTTCCCACCGTCAACGCCCTGACCTACTTCCTCATCCCCGAAGAAAAGCGGGGAGTCGCCTACGGCGTCACCACCGCCTCGATGCAGATGGGCATAGTCCTAGGCCCCATCAGCGGCGGCGCCCTGGCCGTTTACTTCGGCTTCCCGGCGGTTTTCTGGCTTTCCGCCCTGCTGTTCGCGGCCGTAGCGGTATGCGTGCTGCTTGTCCGCAGCCTCCCCGACACCGGTGACGACAAGCCCTCCGCCTGA